The following coding sequences are from one Thermostaphylospora chromogena window:
- a CDS encoding ABC transporter permease: MSTMGRMLREHRGTAALLAVLVMTASLLISGLPRMVEQAYDDALRQDVTTAPTDRADVTVLRPLDGPPDLMSPAELAAAQQRWYELMPPALRRIIDTGPGSRAHHSVKSTQTPVSGRVGSPFRGNQFVNLAWLSDADQRVRYVEGRPPGPPTMIRVADRPDLGEIPRFDIALCRDAVTRMGLPVGTVLLLGNSGVVAARVTGIFEPIDPADRYWQHNWDLLRVEVIQAGESEHLHVTALSSPEVANSPDLQDRRMAYRWVLPVRGDALSAGEAARIADAVAVFSDRVRVAADRGTAFDIDTALPALLEDYLARQRDTQTLLMLILGGLVVVALGVILLTVWSLAERMRRSLGLMRARGGSLRQVAGSGAGVVALVAVPSALAGYAGAAFFPGPATPLAHAGPAALVLAAVAFAGVSLARVHRSPLRDRRDDVTARRPSARRLTLEAAVIVVALTGAYLLRARGLTTSAGERGGDPFLALVPVALTVAAALILLRCYPYPLRLLLALLGRARGAVPFLGLAFAARARVYSTLPVLILLPALTVSTFSATVASALDTTQQAAAWRLVGADARLDSEVPIPPEAIERVRRVPGVQAVVPAAKAPVHITPGDRGGFAVAMDLDAYRAILPEDVPPVPRPPADQEGPRVAALVSRDLLGYGQVNVSWTARITVVAAGVIERLPGVSGEQFNLVLLPPDANERAGGQTLTNMLFIRGTGLDPEKLAAAADLPAPPLVVTYEDELNRLASTPLAAAVRTSLVIATVALGGYALVSVVILLTIGGAERATAMAFLRALGLSERQARGVTMLEIVPMIALTALAGLALGLAMPAALGSGLDLSPYTGGVTVEGFSPDLLTPALSAVGIAGVTVLGVFAHAAISRRRSPNAVLRAGG; encoded by the coding sequence ATGAGCACGATGGGCAGGATGCTACGCGAGCACCGTGGGACGGCGGCGCTCCTCGCCGTGCTGGTCATGACCGCCTCCCTGCTGATCAGCGGCCTGCCCCGGATGGTGGAGCAGGCCTACGACGACGCCCTGCGCCAGGATGTGACGACCGCCCCGACCGATCGGGCGGACGTGACCGTCCTGCGCCCCCTGGACGGACCGCCCGACCTGATGTCGCCCGCGGAGCTCGCCGCGGCACAGCAGCGCTGGTACGAGCTCATGCCGCCCGCGCTGCGCCGGATCATCGACACCGGCCCGGGCTCCCGCGCCCACCACAGCGTCAAGTCCACCCAGACGCCGGTCAGCGGCCGGGTGGGATCGCCGTTCCGCGGCAACCAGTTCGTCAACCTCGCCTGGCTGTCCGACGCCGACCAGCGCGTGCGCTACGTGGAGGGCAGACCGCCCGGCCCGCCGACGATGATCCGGGTCGCCGACCGGCCCGACCTCGGGGAGATCCCCCGCTTCGACATCGCCCTGTGCCGCGACGCGGTGACCCGGATGGGCCTGCCCGTCGGCACGGTCCTGCTGCTGGGCAACAGCGGCGTCGTCGCCGCCCGGGTCACCGGGATCTTCGAACCGATCGACCCCGCCGACCGCTACTGGCAGCACAACTGGGACCTGCTGCGCGTAGAGGTGATCCAAGCGGGAGAAAGCGAGCATCTGCACGTCACCGCGCTGAGCTCGCCCGAGGTCGCGAACAGCCCGGACCTGCAGGATCGCCGGATGGCCTACCGGTGGGTGCTGCCCGTCCGCGGGGACGCGCTCAGCGCGGGCGAGGCCGCCCGGATCGCCGACGCCGTCGCCGTGTTCAGCGACCGGGTGCGGGTCGCGGCCGACCGCGGCACCGCCTTCGACATCGACACCGCCCTGCCCGCGCTGCTGGAGGACTACCTCGCCCGCCAGCGGGACACGCAGACGCTGCTCATGCTGATCCTGGGCGGGCTGGTGGTCGTCGCCCTCGGCGTCATCCTGCTGACCGTGTGGTCGCTGGCCGAGCGCATGCGCCGCTCACTCGGCCTCATGCGGGCACGGGGCGGCTCGCTGCGGCAGGTCGCCGGAAGCGGCGCGGGCGTGGTCGCGCTGGTGGCGGTGCCGTCCGCGCTCGCCGGGTACGCCGGGGCGGCGTTCTTCCCCGGACCGGCCACCCCGCTCGCGCACGCCGGACCGGCCGCCCTCGTCCTCGCCGCGGTGGCCTTCGCGGGCGTGAGCCTGGCCCGCGTCCACCGCAGCCCGCTGCGGGACCGGCGGGACGATGTGACGGCGCGCCGCCCGTCGGCTCGGCGGCTGACGCTGGAGGCGGCAGTCATCGTGGTCGCGCTGACCGGTGCGTACCTGCTGCGCGCCCGCGGGCTGACCACGTCGGCCGGGGAACGAGGCGGCGACCCCTTCCTGGCGCTGGTGCCGGTCGCGCTCACCGTCGCCGCCGCGCTGATCCTGCTGCGCTGCTATCCCTACCCGCTGCGCCTGCTGCTCGCCCTCCTCGGCCGGGCCCGGGGGGCCGTGCCGTTCCTCGGCCTCGCCTTCGCCGCACGCGCCCGCGTGTACTCCACGCTGCCGGTGCTGATCCTGCTGCCCGCGCTCACCGTTTCGACGTTCAGCGCCACGGTCGCGAGCGCGCTGGACACCACCCAGCAGGCCGCCGCCTGGCGACTCGTCGGCGCCGACGCGCGCCTGGACAGCGAGGTCCCCATCCCCCCAGAGGCCATCGAGCGCGTACGCCGGGTACCCGGGGTGCAGGCGGTCGTTCCCGCGGCCAAGGCCCCCGTGCACATAACGCCCGGCGACCGGGGCGGCTTCGCCGTCGCCATGGATCTCGACGCCTACCGGGCGATCCTGCCCGAGGACGTCCCCCCGGTGCCGCGGCCACCCGCCGACCAGGAAGGTCCCCGGGTCGCCGCGCTGGTCAGCCGGGACCTGCTGGGCTACGGACAGGTGAACGTCTCCTGGACCGCGAGGATCACCGTCGTCGCCGCAGGCGTGATCGAGAGGCTGCCCGGCGTGAGCGGTGAGCAGTTCAACCTCGTGCTGCTGCCGCCGGACGCGAACGAACGCGCCGGCGGGCAGACGCTGACCAACATGCTGTTCATCCGGGGTACCGGGCTGGACCCCGAGAAGCTGGCCGCCGCCGCGGACCTTCCCGCGCCGCCTCTGGTCGTCACCTACGAGGACGAGCTGAATCGGCTCGCCTCGACTCCGCTTGCCGCCGCCGTCCGCACCTCGCTGGTGATCGCCACGGTGGCGCTGGGTGGGTACGCGCTGGTGTCGGTGGTGATCCTGCTGACGATCGGCGGGGCCGAGCGCGCCACCGCGATGGCCTTCCTCCGCGCCCTCGGCCTGTCGGAACGGCAGGCGCGCGGCGTCACGATGCTGGAGATCGTACCGATGATCGCATTGACCGCGCTGGCCGGTCTCGCCCTGGGCCTCGCCATGCCCGCCGCCCTCGGCTCCGGTCTCGACCTGAGCCCCTACACCGGAGGGGTGACCGTGGAAGGCTTCTCCCCCGACCTTCTCACCCCGGCCCTGTCGGCCGTCGGCATCGCCGGGGTGACCGTGCTCGGCGTGTTCGCGCACGCCGCCATCTCCCGCAGGCGTTCACCGAACGCCGTGTTGCGAGCAGGAGGGTGA
- a CDS encoding DegV family protein has protein sequence MSRPVAVVTDSTAYLPRVEAVRLGITVIPLQVIIGGRVFDDRVKIDPATLKAALDGRGRTAEGTAGRAGTGADATFPGPRRPGPDARSATSDAGALSTSRPAPERFAAAYEAAAAGGAAAVVSVHLSGGLSGTVDAARLAARDAPIPVEVIDSRSIAMGLGFAVLAAAETARAGGTAEEVTAAARRRLAATHSVLYVDTLEYLRRGGRIGAAASLLGSALMIKPLLRIEDGTIVPLEKVRTASRALARLEDLTVRAAGEGQVDIAVHHLAAREKAESLAGNLTRRVPGLQRLEIVEVGAAIAVHVGPGMLGVVVSGR, from the coding sequence ATGTCGCGCCCCGTCGCAGTTGTCACTGATTCGACGGCTTATCTCCCCCGAGTGGAGGCCGTACGGCTGGGCATCACCGTGATCCCCCTGCAGGTGATCATCGGGGGACGGGTGTTCGACGACAGGGTGAAGATCGACCCGGCGACCTTGAAGGCCGCGCTCGACGGCCGCGGCCGTACGGCGGAGGGGACGGCGGGCCGAGCGGGCACCGGGGCGGACGCGACGTTCCCCGGTCCGAGGCGGCCTGGTCCGGACGCCCGGTCGGCGACATCGGACGCCGGGGCCCTGTCGACCTCGCGTCCGGCGCCGGAGCGGTTCGCCGCCGCCTATGAGGCCGCCGCGGCGGGGGGTGCCGCGGCCGTCGTCTCGGTGCACCTGTCCGGAGGGCTGTCCGGCACGGTGGACGCGGCACGGCTGGCGGCGCGGGACGCGCCGATCCCCGTCGAGGTGATCGACAGCCGGTCCATCGCCATGGGGCTGGGTTTCGCCGTGCTCGCCGCGGCCGAGACCGCGCGGGCGGGCGGCACCGCCGAGGAGGTCACCGCGGCGGCCCGCCGCCGTCTGGCCGCCACACACAGCGTCCTCTACGTGGACACGCTGGAGTACCTGCGCCGCGGAGGGCGTATCGGAGCGGCGGCCTCACTGCTCGGCTCGGCACTGATGATCAAACCGCTGCTGCGCATCGAGGACGGGACGATCGTCCCGCTGGAGAAGGTGCGCACGGCATCGCGCGCCCTGGCCCGGCTGGAGGATCTGACGGTGCGGGCGGCCGGCGAGGGGCAGGTCGACATCGCCGTGCACCATCTGGCGGCGCGGGAGAAGGCGGAGTCCCTCGCCGGGAACCTGACCCGGCGCGTCCCCGGTCTGCAGCGCCTGGAGATCGTCGAGGTGGGCGCGGCCATCGCCGTCCACGTCGGCCCCGGCATGCTGGGTGTCGTCGTCTCCGGCCGGTGA
- a CDS encoding ABC transporter ATP-binding protein, which produces MDGGAPIPKSPSGVDDATPPEGCSARRAPVSGENAQILCDNLVRIYKTEGVEVVALQGLDLIVEPGEFVAIVGASGSGKSTLLNILSGLDVPTAGVARVAGVDLLTMTAKERLAYRRETVGFIWQQTSRNLLPYLTGRENVMLPMRLAGRGGGRRGRNARAQELLDLLGIGHCADRLPAEMSGGEQQQVAIAVALANEPQVVLADEPTGELDSDTADQVFAALRRANRELAVTAVIVTHDDQVSNRVDRTVGIRDGRTSSETLRRAAEDGEIIAEEYAVLDRVGRLQLPRDFMNSLRMERRVRLKLERDHIGVWPERPGDA; this is translated from the coding sequence GTGGACGGTGGTGCCCCGATCCCGAAGAGCCCATCGGGCGTGGACGACGCCACGCCGCCGGAGGGATGCTCCGCGCGCCGCGCGCCCGTCTCCGGGGAGAACGCGCAGATCCTGTGCGACAACCTGGTGCGGATCTACAAGACCGAAGGGGTCGAGGTGGTCGCCCTGCAAGGGCTCGACCTGATCGTGGAGCCGGGCGAGTTCGTGGCGATCGTCGGCGCGTCGGGGTCAGGCAAGTCGACGCTGCTCAACATCCTGTCCGGACTGGACGTGCCGACCGCGGGCGTGGCCAGGGTCGCCGGGGTGGACCTGCTGACCATGACCGCCAAGGAGCGGCTCGCCTACCGGCGGGAGACGGTCGGCTTCATCTGGCAGCAGACCTCGCGCAACCTGCTGCCCTATCTGACCGGCCGGGAGAACGTGATGCTGCCGATGCGGCTGGCGGGCCGCGGCGGCGGGCGGCGCGGCAGGAACGCCCGGGCGCAGGAGCTGCTGGACCTGCTGGGCATCGGCCACTGCGCCGACCGGCTGCCCGCGGAGATGTCCGGCGGCGAGCAGCAGCAGGTCGCCATAGCGGTCGCGCTGGCCAACGAGCCGCAGGTCGTCCTGGCCGACGAACCGACCGGCGAGCTGGACAGCGACACCGCCGACCAGGTGTTCGCCGCCCTGCGCCGGGCCAACCGGGAACTGGCCGTCACCGCGGTCATCGTCACCCACGACGACCAGGTGTCGAACCGGGTCGACCGTACCGTGGGGATCCGGGACGGACGGACCAGCAGCGAGACGCTGCGCAGAGCCGCCGAGGACGGCGAGATCATCGCGGAGGAGTACGCGGTGCTGGACCGGGTGGGGCGCCTGCAGCTGCCCCGCGACTTCATGAACTCCCTCAGGATGGAGCGAAGGGTGCGCCTGAAACTGGAACGCGACCACATCGGCGTCTGGCCGGAAAGGCCCGGCGATGCGTGA
- a CDS encoding ABC transporter ATP-binding protein, with the protein MREQRPAPSPQDAETGGPVEPGTGSAVDGRPAAAEPEPRRTHDGRGDGEPLVVVEGLRKVYRTGPREVVALSDVSLTVRPGELVAVRGRSGAGKSTLLNLIGGLDRPDAGRVVVAGREVTSLPEDGLLELRRDVIGFVFQSFGLIPVLSAAENVGVPLRLARVPAAEREERARTLLALVGLEAHADQRPYELSGGQQQRVAIARALANRPRLLIADEPTGQLDSQTGRQIMRLLHALVRDEGVTVIVATHDQALITAADRHYHLHDGRLTPS; encoded by the coding sequence ATGCGTGAGCAACGGCCCGCGCCCTCGCCGCAGGACGCGGAGACTGGCGGGCCCGTCGAACCCGGCACCGGATCCGCCGTCGACGGCCGCCCCGCGGCGGCCGAGCCGGAACCGCGGCGGACGCACGACGGCCGGGGCGACGGCGAGCCGCTGGTCGTCGTGGAAGGGCTGCGGAAGGTCTACCGGACCGGCCCCCGGGAGGTCGTCGCCCTCTCCGACGTGTCCCTCACCGTGCGGCCCGGCGAGCTGGTCGCCGTCCGCGGCCGGTCGGGCGCGGGCAAGTCCACCCTGCTCAACCTGATCGGAGGGCTCGACCGGCCGGACGCCGGGCGGGTCGTGGTGGCCGGGCGGGAGGTGACCTCGCTCCCCGAGGACGGCCTGCTGGAGCTGCGCCGCGACGTGATCGGCTTCGTGTTCCAGTCCTTCGGCCTGATCCCGGTGCTCTCGGCCGCGGAGAACGTCGGCGTCCCGCTGCGCCTGGCCCGCGTGCCCGCCGCCGAACGGGAGGAGCGGGCGCGCACGCTGCTCGCCCTGGTCGGCCTGGAGGCCCACGCCGACCAGCGCCCGTACGAGCTGTCGGGCGGCCAGCAGCAGCGGGTCGCCATCGCCCGCGCCCTCGCCAACCGGCCCCGCCTGCTCATCGCCGACGAGCCGACCGGCCAGCTCGACTCGCAGACCGGACGCCAGATCATGCGGCTGCTGCACGCCCTGGTGCGCGACGAAGGGGTGACCGTCATCGTCGCCACCCACGACCAGGCGCTCATCACCGCCGCCGACCGCCACTACCACCTGCACGACGGCCGTCTCACCCCCTCCTGA
- the holA gene encoding DNA polymerase III subunit delta has protein sequence MTLIVGDEELLAERAAQAVVNAAREADPQVEVHDLVGGKVEPGELTGLASPSLFGDRSVIVIRSAHDLPKDVITEVVSYCAHPNEDVTLVLMHPGGAKGKALVDGVKKAGAQVVTVNKLTKPGERLDFIKAEMRRAGRSITPDAAQALLDAVGTNLRELAAACSQLAFDTPADRKSIDAAAVARYYRGRAEVTGFAVADAAVEGRLGDALEQLRWALATGVAPVLLVSALAAGLRSLAKVAGAPRNVRGGQLAGQLGMPPWKIERVRRQLNGWEPDGLTRAIQAVAVADEQVKGGGADPAYALERAVQTIVASRRRR, from the coding sequence GTGACGTTGATCGTCGGCGATGAGGAGCTGCTCGCCGAACGGGCGGCGCAGGCGGTGGTGAACGCGGCCCGCGAGGCCGACCCGCAGGTCGAGGTGCACGACCTCGTCGGAGGGAAGGTCGAACCGGGCGAGCTGACCGGCCTGGCGTCCCCGTCGCTGTTCGGCGACCGGTCGGTGATCGTCATCCGCTCCGCCCACGACCTGCCGAAAGACGTGATCACCGAGGTCGTGTCCTACTGCGCCCACCCGAACGAGGACGTCACGCTGGTGCTGATGCACCCCGGCGGGGCCAAGGGCAAGGCGCTGGTCGACGGGGTGAAGAAGGCCGGCGCCCAGGTCGTCACGGTGAACAAGCTCACCAAGCCCGGCGAGCGGCTGGACTTCATCAAGGCCGAGATGCGCCGTGCCGGGCGGTCGATCACTCCGGACGCCGCCCAGGCCCTGCTCGACGCGGTCGGCACCAACCTGCGCGAGCTCGCGGCGGCGTGCAGCCAGCTCGCCTTCGACACTCCCGCGGACCGTAAGAGCATCGACGCCGCCGCCGTCGCCCGCTACTACCGCGGCCGGGCGGAGGTCACCGGCTTCGCCGTCGCCGACGCCGCCGTGGAGGGCCGCCTGGGCGACGCGCTGGAGCAGCTGCGCTGGGCGCTGGCCACGGGAGTCGCGCCCGTGCTGCTCGTCAGCGCCCTCGCCGCCGGGCTGCGCTCCCTGGCCAAGGTCGCCGGGGCGCCGAGGAACGTCCGCGGCGGACAGCTCGCCGGTCAGCTCGGCATGCCGCCGTGGAAGATCGAGCGGGTCAGGCGGCAGCTCAACGGGTGGGAGCCGGACGGCCTCACCCGCGCGATCCAGGCCGTGGCGGTCGCGGACGAGCAGGTCAAGGGCGGCGGTGCCGACCCGGCCTACGCGCTCGAACGCGCCGTGCAGACCATCGTCGCCAGCCGTAGAAGACGCTGA
- a CDS encoding ABC transporter permease: protein MGSRLPPWLRRSLAAPLLLLTASGSILLATTTLVALVMFASSATDAGVRRTVETAPLSMVSTTVTAPVNRDSFSQVDADVRARLAEAYSGLPLSIVLSARSDSYALPGQESRKTPELTRFAVRTDLREHARLRSGSWPTPATGGTVRVALSEAAARAMDLSPGDEATFVGRLNDEPVRVTVTGVFTLDDPFSDRWAGETLLTRGTEIGDYTTYGPLMVDLATFTGLLSNSSVAVDWIGIPDLRQASPGTMASLAAALTALTEKPGCANCTAYSNLPDMLDRLGTASLVARSTMLVPVLQLLLLAAYALILTARLLTDHRAVETALLRSRGASGVRLAALAAGEALLMAIPCAIAAPLLAAPLLRLVSSLPWIEASGLRPDPSPDATAYAVSAAVALGCAVLLALPAVRGARRTYMEERTARGRGDRRGRLQRAGADIALLAVAALAIWQLRQYGGPVTATSGGGLGIDPLIVTGPALALLCGGMIGLRLVSPVSRLAERFTDRRRGLAPALGAWQVSRRPLRYSGPALLLTMAVTIGVVSLSTAATWRGSQTDQAAHRAGADLRVAGALDAPELGSLGRGTMYAALPGVTAISPAYNARAEFGGEDATLLALNADRLGELMRLRPDLSAQSLTTLGERLAAGRAGVPAMPLPGEPSRLTVRMRLTVDRPELAETYTAMPVRMVLADGLGVRREVEIGPLRPGVSETSVDVAALAGRSGKVTYPLSVLRFTADVPVPPTGSGFTLAVESVTADDGRRVSLPAGLRWEPGTPDGSPVTAKPAEGVEDGRDLLAVAVEPPPVSRSGSDPVRLTLVPSAGAHRPGVAGPLPVVVTDDLARAERLTAGQQARVTLNRRITEIAVAGIVTEVPGTAADRPAVLVDWEALQERELLLGAAPPPAGEWWIAVRDGDTSAAAEELKRHPEWDQTVVDRSALTAQLRDDPLAGGLQGALILGFAAALVFALIGFLVNAVVAARERTAEFAVLRALGTSFRQILGLLAVEQAFMIGLSLATGTALAVLIARLVVPHIVLTGQATAVTPPVALDIPWAPTAALLAGLAVLLFAIVAVLAAALRRQDLASTLRVGEDR from the coding sequence ATGGGGAGTCGGCTTCCGCCGTGGCTACGGCGATCGCTCGCCGCTCCCCTGCTTCTGCTGACGGCCTCGGGATCGATCCTCCTGGCCACCACCACGCTGGTCGCGCTCGTCATGTTCGCCTCGTCGGCGACGGACGCGGGCGTACGGCGGACGGTGGAGACCGCCCCGCTCAGCATGGTGTCCACCACGGTCACCGCCCCGGTCAATCGGGACTCCTTCTCCCAGGTGGACGCCGACGTCCGCGCCCGGCTCGCCGAAGCGTACTCGGGTCTGCCGCTGTCCATCGTGCTCAGCGCCCGCTCCGACTCCTACGCCCTGCCCGGTCAGGAGAGCCGGAAGACGCCGGAGCTGACCCGCTTCGCCGTCCGCACCGATCTGCGGGAGCACGCGCGCCTGCGGTCAGGATCATGGCCCACCCCCGCCACGGGCGGAACCGTGCGGGTGGCGCTGTCGGAGGCCGCGGCCCGCGCCATGGACCTGTCACCCGGCGACGAGGCGACCTTCGTGGGCCGGCTGAACGACGAACCCGTCCGCGTCACCGTCACCGGCGTCTTCACACTCGACGACCCCTTCTCCGACCGGTGGGCCGGTGAGACGCTGCTCACCCGCGGCACGGAGATCGGCGACTACACCACCTACGGTCCGCTCATGGTGGACCTGGCGACCTTCACCGGCCTGCTGTCCAACAGCAGCGTGGCGGTCGACTGGATCGGCATCCCCGACCTGCGCCAGGCCTCCCCCGGCACCATGGCCTCGCTCGCCGCCGCCCTCACCGCCCTCACCGAGAAGCCGGGCTGCGCCAACTGCACGGCATACAGCAACCTTCCGGACATGCTCGACCGGCTCGGCACCGCGAGCCTGGTCGCCCGCTCCACCATGCTCGTGCCGGTGCTGCAGCTCCTCCTGCTGGCCGCCTACGCGCTGATCCTCACCGCCCGGCTGCTCACCGACCACCGCGCCGTGGAGACGGCGCTGCTGCGCTCCCGCGGCGCGAGCGGTGTCCGGCTGGCCGCGCTCGCGGCGGGCGAGGCGCTGCTGATGGCGATCCCGTGCGCGATCGCCGCGCCGCTGCTGGCCGCGCCGCTGCTGCGGCTGGTGAGCTCGCTGCCGTGGATCGAAGCATCGGGCCTGCGGCCGGACCCGTCCCCGGACGCGACCGCCTACGCGGTCTCGGCGGCGGTGGCGCTGGGCTGCGCCGTGCTGCTGGCCCTGCCCGCGGTACGCGGGGCGCGCCGCACGTACATGGAGGAACGGACGGCTCGTGGCCGCGGCGACCGGCGCGGCCGGTTGCAGCGGGCCGGTGCCGACATCGCGCTGCTCGCCGTCGCGGCGCTGGCGATCTGGCAGCTGCGGCAGTACGGCGGACCGGTCACCGCCACCTCGGGCGGCGGCCTCGGCATCGACCCGCTCATCGTCACCGGACCGGCCCTCGCGCTGCTGTGCGGGGGGATGATCGGGCTGCGCCTGGTGTCGCCGGTGTCCCGGCTGGCCGAACGGTTCACCGACCGGCGGCGCGGACTGGCGCCCGCGCTCGGCGCCTGGCAGGTGAGCCGCCGCCCGCTGCGCTACTCGGGGCCCGCTCTCCTGCTGACCATGGCGGTCACGATCGGCGTGGTGTCCCTGTCGACCGCGGCGACCTGGCGCGGCTCCCAGACGGACCAGGCCGCCCACCGGGCAGGCGCCGACCTGCGCGTGGCCGGGGCGCTGGACGCGCCGGAACTCGGCTCGCTCGGCCGGGGCACGATGTACGCGGCGCTGCCCGGCGTCACCGCGATCAGTCCCGCCTACAACGCCCGCGCCGAATTCGGCGGGGAAGACGCGACGCTGCTCGCCCTGAACGCCGACCGGCTGGGCGAGCTGATGAGACTCCGCCCCGATCTGTCCGCGCAGTCGCTGACCACGCTGGGTGAACGCCTGGCCGCGGGCCGGGCCGGCGTACCCGCGATGCCCCTGCCCGGCGAGCCCTCGCGGCTCACCGTGCGGATGCGGCTGACGGTGGACCGGCCGGAACTCGCCGAGACGTACACGGCGATGCCGGTGCGGATGGTGCTGGCCGACGGGCTCGGCGTGCGGCGCGAGGTGGAGATCGGCCCGCTGCGTCCCGGGGTGAGCGAGACGAGCGTGGACGTGGCCGCGCTCGCCGGCCGCAGCGGAAAGGTGACCTACCCGCTGTCGGTGCTGCGCTTCACCGCCGACGTCCCGGTGCCGCCCACCGGCAGCGGCTTCACGCTGGCCGTGGAGAGCGTCACCGCGGACGACGGCCGGCGCGTCTCCCTGCCCGCCGGCCTCCGCTGGGAGCCGGGCACGCCCGACGGCTCCCCCGTGACCGCGAAGCCCGCCGAAGGGGTGGAGGACGGCCGGGACCTGCTCGCCGTGGCGGTGGAACCGCCGCCGGTCAGCCGCTCCGGCTCCGATCCGGTACGGCTGACGCTGGTGCCGTCCGCCGGCGCCCACCGGCCCGGCGTCGCCGGACCGCTGCCCGTCGTCGTCACCGACGATCTGGCCCGCGCGGAGCGGCTCACCGCCGGACAGCAGGCCAGGGTCACGCTCAACCGGCGGATCACCGAGATCGCGGTCGCCGGGATCGTGACCGAGGTGCCCGGCACCGCCGCCGACCGGCCCGCCGTACTCGTCGACTGGGAAGCGCTGCAGGAGCGGGAGCTGCTGCTCGGAGCCGCGCCCCCGCCCGCGGGCGAGTGGTGGATCGCCGTGCGCGACGGGGACACCTCCGCCGCGGCCGAGGAGCTGAAACGCCACCCCGAGTGGGATCAGACCGTGGTGGACAGGTCGGCGCTCACCGCGCAGCTGCGCGACGACCCGCTGGCCGGCGGACTGCAGGGAGCGCTGATCCTGGGCTTCGCCGCCGCGCTCGTCTTCGCCCTGATCGGTTTCCTCGTCAACGCGGTGGTGGCGGCACGGGAGCGGACGGCGGAGTTCGCCGTCCTGCGGGCGCTCGGCACGAGCTTCCGGCAGATCCTCGGGCTGCTCGCGGTGGAACAGGCGTTCATGATCGGACTGTCCCTGGCCACGGGGACGGCGCTGGCCGTGCTCATCGCCCGGCTGGTCGTCCCGCACATCGTGCTCACCGGTCAGGCGACCGCGGTCACCCCGCCCGTGGCGCTGGACATCCCGTGGGCCCCCACGGCGGCGCTGCTCGCCGGTCTGGCCGTGCTGCTGTTCGCGATCGTCGCCGTGCTGGCCGCCGCCCTGCGCCGCCAGGACCTGGCGAGCACGCTACGGGTCGGGGAGGACCGGTGA
- a CDS encoding ComEA family DNA-binding protein, with translation MRSSETPVERVAAEARVRALMDRSRPGAPVPAYRPPYHDQPPAGRDPRSDREPRRDLRSEPPRAGSAREPFDAHGPAAEEAESEGRLDDRAPFSGLAPGGWREALADRAAMFELPPPGLRLLLLIALVAALVGGYYAWRSRPAAEPVSPPPAASPPSPPPAPESSASPPAPEVTVHVTGKVRKPGVVTLPGGSRVTDAIEAAGGVKGKARTGSLNLARRLVDGEQIVVGGPGGGAVAAPPDAAAASGPGLGPEAIDLNTATVEQLDTLPGVGEVLARRIVDYRTTHGGFRDVAQLREVPGIGEARYAELRDRVRVG, from the coding sequence GTGCGTTCAAGCGAGACGCCCGTCGAGCGGGTCGCCGCCGAGGCACGGGTGCGTGCGCTCATGGATCGTTCCCGCCCCGGCGCGCCGGTCCCGGCGTACCGGCCGCCGTACCACGACCAGCCGCCGGCCGGCCGTGATCCCCGCTCCGATCGCGAACCCCGCCGGGACCTCCGATCCGAGCCTCCCCGGGCCGGTTCGGCGCGCGAACCGTTCGACGCGCACGGGCCGGCCGCGGAGGAGGCCGAGTCCGAAGGCCGCCTCGACGACCGCGCGCCCTTCTCCGGTCTCGCACCGGGCGGCTGGCGCGAGGCGCTCGCCGACAGGGCGGCGATGTTCGAGCTGCCCCCGCCGGGGCTGCGGCTCCTACTGCTGATCGCGCTCGTGGCCGCGCTGGTGGGCGGCTACTACGCCTGGCGGTCGCGACCGGCGGCCGAGCCGGTGAGTCCGCCGCCTGCGGCGTCCCCGCCCTCACCGCCGCCGGCGCCCGAGTCCTCCGCGTCCCCGCCGGCCCCGGAGGTGACCGTGCACGTGACGGGCAAGGTCAGAAAGCCCGGAGTCGTCACGCTCCCCGGCGGGTCGCGGGTGACCGACGCGATCGAGGCGGCCGGAGGCGTGAAAGGGAAGGCACGCACCGGCTCGCTCAACCTCGCCCGCCGGCTGGTCGACGGCGAGCAGATCGTCGTGGGCGGGCCGGGCGGCGGAGCCGTGGCCGCGCCGCCGGACGCCGCAGCCGCATCAGGGCCCGGCCTCGGCCCGGAGGCCATCGACCTCAACACCGCGACCGTCGAGCAGCTCGACACCCTCCCGGGCGTCGGCGAGGTCCTCGCGCGCCGCATCGTCGACTACCGCACCACCCACGGCGGCTTCCGCGACGTCGCTCAGCTGCGGGAGGTGCCGGGCATCGGAGAGGCCCGCTACGCCGAGCTCAGGGACAGGGTGCGCGTGGGATGA
- the rpsT gene encoding 30S ribosomal protein S20: MANIKSQIKRNRQNEKRRLRNKAVKSSLKTAIRKFREAADQGNVEEAVTLMRAASRQLDKAASKGVIHKNQAANRKSAIAKRAAALAASAGK; this comes from the coding sequence GTGGCGAACATCAAGTCCCAGATCAAGCGCAACCGGCAGAACGAGAAGCGCCGGCTGCGTAACAAGGCTGTCAAGTCGTCGCTCAAGACGGCGATCCGCAAGTTCCGCGAGGCCGCCGACCAGGGCAACGTCGAGGAGGCTGTGACCCTCATGCGGGCCGCCTCCCGCCAGCTCGACAAGGCGGCCAGCAAGGGCGTCATCCACAAGAACCAGGCGGCGAACCGCAAGTCGGCGATCGCCAAGCGGGCCGCCGCTCTTGCCGCGTCCGCCGGCAAGTAG